A section of the Acidobacterium capsulatum ATCC 51196 genome encodes:
- a CDS encoding pilus assembly protein TadG-related protein produces the protein MSTDLRSKVRNARAESGQAAIVLLAFFSVLLLTAAGLAVDVSNLWFHRQSAQAAADAACQAGALDLLDSSAGGTPSSGFTPGTAGTCTSTSSASICKYAAFNGFNSAGPSSPSATNTSAWNSVSYSFPSSIAGITTPPTSMTSTPYLQVTVTESVGTFLIQLVHGFHYSQVKATSICGLAEVMEPAPVLVLDPTASGAFYYSGGASLNIIGGPSRALQVDSNSSSAVVCAPSGVINTSLGGPKYTGSDVGITGDEPLNTNGCQNSGGYVGFNPGTTGSWNPNVLPVGDPYSGVAAPTSVMSITPATYTATKNSNYAAGTYYRWVGYHVDGCPDPNAPAYDNGIPTNCAEFAPGYYPNGITLPNNYSTVIFLPGIYYINGSLNVTNNDVRVGLPCWSSYTSGYSAAACSPVSSAEGWDYSQGQGVMFYFSSGTYTASGGSGDSGLDTVPATMLTCDGSSPPSELNMPSSLNDDDLLWAPCTQNGTYYDSGGDTTDSAGNPGVRGILIFQAHGDTASPNFSGSAGLSFAGSLYFHSSSYGDVLKLSGGTSTGTFIVGDIVTDQISLTGSGAINLALPSTPSIPTLKVAAFQ, from the coding sequence TTGTCTACTGACTTGCGCAGCAAAGTGCGAAACGCGCGGGCGGAGTCAGGCCAGGCAGCGATTGTGCTGCTTGCCTTTTTCTCTGTGCTGCTGCTCACCGCCGCAGGGTTGGCTGTGGATGTGAGCAATCTCTGGTTTCATCGGCAATCTGCGCAAGCAGCAGCGGACGCCGCCTGCCAGGCAGGCGCGCTGGACCTGCTGGACTCTTCTGCCGGAGGAACTCCCAGCTCGGGATTCACGCCGGGCACTGCCGGCACCTGCACTTCTACTTCCTCGGCCAGCATCTGCAAGTATGCCGCCTTCAATGGATTCAATAGCGCTGGTCCCAGTTCACCCTCTGCTACGAATACCAGTGCATGGAACAGTGTCAGTTATAGTTTTCCCAGCAGTATTGCCGGCATCACCACGCCTCCCACTTCGATGACCAGCACACCGTACCTGCAGGTCACTGTCACAGAGAGCGTTGGGACCTTCCTAATTCAACTAGTGCATGGCTTTCACTACTCGCAGGTGAAGGCCACATCGATCTGCGGACTGGCGGAAGTCATGGAACCGGCTCCCGTTCTGGTGCTGGATCCCACTGCTTCGGGCGCGTTCTATTATTCCGGCGGAGCCAGCCTGAACATCATCGGCGGACCATCACGCGCATTGCAGGTGGACTCGAACAGCAGCAGCGCAGTTGTGTGTGCTCCTTCAGGCGTGATCAACACAAGTCTCGGCGGCCCCAAGTATACGGGCTCTGACGTGGGCATCACGGGCGACGAACCGCTCAACACCAATGGCTGCCAGAACAGCGGCGGCTATGTCGGCTTCAACCCCGGCACCACCGGAAGTTGGAATCCCAATGTGCTGCCTGTGGGAGATCCTTATTCCGGCGTTGCGGCACCGACGAGCGTCATGTCGATTACGCCCGCGACCTACACCGCAACCAAGAACAGCAACTATGCGGCAGGCACTTATTACCGCTGGGTGGGCTACCATGTGGATGGCTGCCCTGACCCCAATGCGCCAGCTTACGACAACGGCATACCGACCAACTGCGCAGAGTTCGCGCCGGGCTACTACCCTAACGGCATCACTCTGCCGAACAACTACTCAACAGTCATTTTTCTGCCGGGCATCTATTACATCAATGGATCGCTGAACGTTACCAACAACGATGTTCGCGTTGGTCTTCCCTGCTGGAGCAGCTATACCTCGGGATACTCTGCAGCGGCATGCAGCCCGGTTTCGTCTGCGGAAGGATGGGATTACAGCCAGGGCCAGGGAGTGATGTTCTACTTCTCTTCGGGCACCTATACGGCCTCAGGCGGCAGCGGAGACAGTGGTCTCGATACGGTTCCTGCGACCATGCTGACCTGCGATGGATCATCACCACCATCCGAACTCAACATGCCATCCTCTCTGAATGATGACGACCTGCTGTGGGCACCCTGCACGCAGAACGGCACCTACTATGACAGCGGCGGAGACACGACTGACTCTGCCGGCAATCCGGGCGTGCGCGGGATTCTCATCTTTCAGGCGCATGGCGACACAGCCTCGCCGAACTTCTCAGGCAGCGCGGGCCTGTCTTTTGCCGGATCGCTCTACTTTCACTCCAGCAGCTATGGAGATGTGCTGAAACTCAGCGGCGGCACCAGCACCGGGACCTTCATTGTGGGCGACATTGTGACGGACCAGATCAGCCTGACCGGTAGCGGAGCCATCAATCTTGCCTTGCCCTCCACTCCCTCCATACCCACGCTGAAAGTCGCCGCATTTCAATAA
- a CDS encoding Flp family type IVb pilin has product MKHYRTVLNNLLQDESGQDLIEYALVAALIGLAAVAAMSGVANGIKNAFNSVNNQLTTATS; this is encoded by the coding sequence ATGAAGCACTATCGCACCGTTCTGAATAATCTGCTGCAGGATGAATCCGGTCAGGATCTGATCGAATACGCTCTCGTCGCCGCACTCATCGGCCTGGCCGCCGTTGCCGCCATGAGCGGAGTGGCCAACGGAATCAAGAACGCCTTTAACAGTGTCAACAATCAGCTCACAACCGCCACCAGCTAA
- a CDS encoding A24 family peptidase, with protein MYLVLTALVTPMNASHPALIYVIAASAVALAGAVHDARTRRIPNKLTGPALLAGLLLHFAFDGWRGMGMAALAALLAFVVFLVFFLAGGMGAGDVKLMTAVACVAGNHFVIELLVTTAIAGGVMALGLALARGRFKQTLGNVAMLMSHHRHAGLQPHPELNVRNQQSLRLPYGLAIAAGCIFTLASTYVRG; from the coding sequence ATGTACCTGGTTTTGACTGCTTTGGTGACTCCCATGAATGCTTCCCACCCTGCGCTGATCTATGTAATTGCAGCCTCCGCAGTTGCCCTTGCAGGCGCCGTCCACGATGCGCGCACCCGGCGGATTCCGAACAAGCTAACGGGGCCGGCGCTGCTGGCGGGGCTGCTGCTGCACTTTGCTTTTGACGGTTGGCGCGGAATGGGAATGGCAGCCCTGGCGGCGTTGCTGGCGTTTGTAGTCTTTCTGGTTTTCTTTCTTGCAGGCGGCATGGGCGCCGGCGATGTCAAGCTGATGACGGCTGTAGCCTGTGTGGCTGGGAATCACTTTGTGATCGAACTACTCGTCACCACGGCTATCGCCGGCGGTGTGATGGCCCTTGGATTGGCACTGGCACGTGGCCGTTTCAAGCAGACCCTGGGCAATGTCGCGATGCTCATGTCGCACCATCGCCATGCGGGATTGCAACCACATCCTGAGCTGAATGTCAGAAATCAGCAGAGCCTGCGTCTGCCTTATGGACTGGCGATTGCTGCCGGATGCATTTTTACCCTGGCATCGACCTATGTACGAGGTTAA
- the cpaB gene encoding Flp pilus assembly protein CpaB has product MKSRQLTALLAALVISGGFTLLLGRKLTHSAHRAAPQKQYMAAARPIAVGEVIQAADVKTILWPANLPLQGGMATTKDVIGRAAIFPVTVGQPILSTDLAAPGSSLGITTRIPNGMRAIALHTDDVIAVGGFIFPGSHVDVLVTYRNPGSPQPITATVLQNALVLATGHQTQPDPQGKPTTVNIVTLLLSPEDAERAVLASTQGTIHFVLRNGADQQKGMPPPADLAELDGYSPQPRHTVASGGHRRQAVSKPKPYVVQTILGSKIEDSTF; this is encoded by the coding sequence ATGAAGAGCCGTCAACTAACCGCGCTGCTCGCCGCATTGGTCATCTCAGGCGGATTCACGTTGCTGCTCGGCAGAAAACTGACTCACTCGGCGCATCGCGCCGCACCGCAAAAACAATATATGGCTGCGGCACGACCCATCGCAGTCGGTGAGGTGATTCAGGCCGCGGATGTAAAGACGATTCTCTGGCCTGCGAATCTACCGTTGCAGGGTGGCATGGCTACGACCAAGGATGTCATAGGCCGCGCTGCCATTTTTCCTGTAACAGTGGGGCAACCCATCCTCAGTACCGATCTGGCGGCTCCCGGCTCCAGCCTCGGCATCACGACGCGCATTCCCAATGGCATGCGTGCTATCGCGCTGCATACGGACGATGTGATTGCAGTGGGCGGTTTCATCTTTCCAGGCTCGCATGTGGATGTGCTGGTGACCTACCGGAATCCGGGAAGTCCGCAGCCGATTACCGCAACCGTACTGCAGAACGCACTGGTTCTGGCGACGGGGCATCAGACGCAGCCTGATCCGCAAGGCAAGCCAACCACCGTGAACATTGTGACTCTGCTGCTTTCCCCAGAGGATGCAGAACGTGCCGTGCTGGCGAGCACACAGGGCACCATTCACTTTGTGCTGCGCAACGGCGCAGATCAGCAGAAGGGCATGCCTCCGCCGGCAGACCTGGCAGAGTTGGATGGCTACTCACCGCAACCGCGACACACTGTGGCATCTGGCGGGCACCGGCGGCAGGCGGTTTCAAAGCCAAAGCCATATGTGGTGCAAACCATACTCGGAAGCAAGATTGAGGACAGTACGTTCTGA
- a CDS encoding type II and III secretion system protein family protein, translated as MALIAVLPLAGARPVNAAAAAETAQGPVDFVQLNNSNFMLHLLVGRSMFLDTATPLKRVYVSDPAVLNSFTASPHQVLITAKAPGISSLVVWDESGRSNVYTVSSDIDVSGLQAAINAAFPHDMIHASALQDRVTLTGEVATESEAAAAEKLAQGYAKTVENSIDLAPQRVQQVQLKVRFAEVDRTRAQQLGFNFISAGRNAAVTGTQQFPSFSNYTLGGNSTANPITVSNPLDLLLYSSDLNLGATIQALENDQVLQILAEPTITSISGVEASFLSGGQFPFPVVQGGTTGFTSVTVQFRPYGVKLDFTPYVNPDGTIRLKVAPEVSALDYTNEVQISGYSIPAIDTRRAKTEVVLKNGQSFAISGLLDHRLTNDYERMPGISRIPILGQLFRSYQKQASTTDLIVIVTPTIVDPLHEPTVAPKLPALAKPYLDNKLFDQRLKKHPRHKKQKGNPPPMPVEP; from the coding sequence GTGGCGCTGATCGCAGTGCTGCCGCTTGCCGGTGCGCGCCCTGTCAATGCCGCGGCAGCAGCAGAAACGGCACAGGGGCCGGTCGATTTTGTGCAACTCAACAACAGCAATTTCATGTTGCATCTGCTGGTAGGCCGCTCCATGTTTCTGGACACTGCGACGCCGCTGAAGCGCGTCTATGTGAGCGATCCTGCCGTGTTGAATTCCTTTACGGCAAGTCCGCATCAGGTACTCATCACGGCCAAGGCGCCCGGGATCAGCAGCCTTGTGGTATGGGATGAAAGCGGCCGCAGCAATGTTTATACCGTGTCGTCTGACATTGACGTGAGCGGCTTGCAGGCCGCGATCAATGCAGCTTTTCCGCACGATATGATTCACGCTTCGGCGTTACAGGATCGAGTGACGCTGACCGGCGAGGTTGCCACCGAGAGCGAAGCGGCGGCCGCAGAGAAACTTGCGCAAGGCTATGCCAAGACGGTGGAGAACTCGATCGATCTAGCGCCACAACGCGTGCAACAGGTGCAACTGAAGGTGCGATTTGCTGAAGTGGATCGGACGCGCGCGCAACAACTTGGCTTCAACTTTATCAGCGCAGGCCGCAACGCCGCGGTGACCGGCACGCAGCAGTTCCCTTCGTTCAGCAACTACACATTGGGAGGAAATTCCACAGCGAATCCTATTACGGTGTCCAATCCGCTCGATCTGCTGCTGTACAGCTCTGACCTGAATCTGGGCGCTACTATCCAGGCTCTGGAAAATGACCAGGTACTGCAAATTCTGGCAGAGCCTACGATTACATCCATCAGTGGCGTCGAAGCCAGCTTTCTTTCCGGAGGTCAGTTTCCATTTCCCGTGGTGCAGGGCGGCACGACGGGCTTTACTTCGGTTACGGTTCAGTTCCGCCCTTATGGGGTAAAGCTCGACTTCACACCGTATGTAAATCCCGATGGAACGATCCGGCTGAAGGTCGCACCCGAGGTAAGTGCGCTGGACTACACGAATGAAGTGCAGATTTCCGGCTACAGCATTCCTGCGATAGATACCCGGCGCGCGAAGACCGAAGTCGTTCTGAAAAATGGACAGAGTTTTGCGATCTCAGGGTTGCTTGACCATCGCCTGACCAATGATTACGAGCGCATGCCTGGTATCTCGAGAATTCCGATTCTTGGCCAGCTCTTCCGGTCTTACCAGAAGCAGGCATCGACCACGGACCTGATCGTGATTGTCACGCCGACCATCGTTGATCCGCTGCATGAGCCTACTGTTGCACCGAAGCTGCCCGCACTGGCCAAGCCTTATCTCGACAACAAGCTTTTTGATCAGCGACTCAAAAAGCACCCACGCCACAAGAAGCAAAAGGGGAACCCTCCTCCGATGCCAGTGGAGCCATGA
- a CDS encoding AAA family ATPase: MTIPGTDTVVALFTVCADAALNELAAQVPQQFQTVQFAGEFQQYISASQRPHFPQSMRSAPCCVALIDFDRDVEAALETAETLHTMASPRVTCVGVSTNLDTEILLRAMRAGCNEFLQKPLDSTHLVETLERIQGRIFSKMESTAARGRVLSVFGAKGGVGTTTLAVHLASYLVRRCSKKTLLIDHYHQLGHVCLHLGLKESNYHFDDLIRNVDRLDSDLLQGFLLRHASGLSVICSPDTCTARSRASYEDLERIFDFLRREYDYIILDSSLQYEETAAAMIRLSDSVYLVSTPDVAALRDLSRHIENLSLSEMNSSRLRIVINRASSHDAIDAEQIEKVVRFPVSISVPNSYAELLKAINAGEPISAQRRSDFSTSISKWADQVTSDSGETHTMNSAGGKKKFAFWK; encoded by the coding sequence ATGACGATCCCAGGAACAGATACCGTCGTGGCCCTCTTCACGGTGTGCGCTGATGCTGCGCTCAATGAACTTGCCGCGCAGGTTCCACAGCAATTTCAAACGGTGCAATTTGCAGGAGAATTTCAGCAGTACATTTCCGCGAGCCAGCGGCCGCACTTTCCGCAAAGTATGCGCAGTGCCCCGTGCTGTGTTGCGCTCATAGATTTTGACCGTGATGTGGAAGCGGCGCTGGAAACAGCGGAGACACTGCACACCATGGCTTCACCTCGCGTCACTTGCGTAGGCGTCTCGACAAATCTGGACACAGAGATCCTGCTGCGCGCCATGCGTGCCGGATGCAACGAGTTTCTTCAGAAGCCCCTCGACTCTACACACTTGGTAGAGACCCTCGAGCGAATTCAAGGACGAATTTTCTCGAAGATGGAATCGACAGCCGCGCGCGGCCGAGTGCTCTCAGTTTTTGGCGCCAAAGGCGGCGTAGGAACCACCACGCTTGCCGTGCACCTGGCCTCTTACCTCGTCAGACGCTGCAGCAAGAAGACGCTCTTAATTGACCACTACCATCAGCTCGGGCACGTGTGCCTTCACCTGGGACTGAAGGAGAGCAACTATCATTTTGACGACCTGATCCGCAATGTAGACCGGCTCGACTCAGATTTACTTCAGGGCTTTCTGCTGCGACATGCGAGCGGCCTCTCTGTCATTTGCTCCCCTGACACATGCACGGCTCGTTCCCGCGCAAGCTATGAAGATCTGGAACGCATCTTCGACTTTTTGCGCCGCGAATATGACTACATCATCCTCGACTCCTCGTTGCAGTACGAGGAGACCGCAGCGGCGATGATTCGCCTTTCAGACAGCGTCTATCTTGTATCCACGCCTGACGTAGCCGCGTTGCGCGATCTTTCGCGCCACATCGAGAACCTGAGCCTTTCAGAGATGAACTCCTCCCGGCTGCGCATTGTGATCAATCGCGCTTCTTCTCACGATGCCATCGATGCCGAACAGATTGAGAAAGTGGTCCGCTTCCCTGTTTCCATCAGCGTTCCTAACAGCTACGCAGAGCTGCTAAAAGCGATCAATGCCGGAGAGCCGATCTCAGCACAGCGCCGGTCAGATTTTTCAACCAGCATTAGCAAGTGGGCCGATCAGGTGACCTCGGATTCTGGCGAAACCCACACTATGAACAGCGCGGGCGGGAAGAAGAAATTCGCCTTCTGGAAATAG
- a CDS encoding CpaF family protein — MAADPILRLNAITRPTAVEPKSTAAPLPLNRYHELKSAVHHELIKRVDLEKLGVLQGQRNGQGQLLTLIQQLIGEQGVPLSAIDRDRLAQEVLDEVFGLGPLEPLLQDPTVNDILVNTHKVVYVERKGVLERTNVVFKDETHLMHIIDKIVSAVGRRVDESSPMVDARLLDGSRVNIVIPPLAIDGPSISIRRFPSSPLTADDLVRFRALTPAMLELLKGAVRARLNIVVAGGTGAGKTTLLNVLSGFISERERIVTIEDSAELQLKQDHVVRLECRPPNVEGKGAIRQRELVINALRMRPDRVVLGEIRGEEALDMLQAMNTGHDGSITTLHANTPRDAISRLETMCMMGNVTLPEKAIRNQIASAVHILIQAHRLSDGSRRITHISEITGTSGDVVSMQDIFLFEKMGLGPNGKVKGRFYSTGIVPKFAEKLKAAGIPFNLNMLDQPVEV; from the coding sequence ATGGCCGCTGACCCAATTTTAAGATTGAATGCGATCACTCGTCCGACAGCGGTGGAGCCGAAATCAACAGCAGCTCCCCTGCCGCTGAACCGCTACCACGAGCTCAAGTCGGCCGTGCATCACGAGCTCATCAAACGAGTTGACCTGGAAAAGCTGGGCGTACTGCAGGGCCAGCGCAATGGTCAGGGGCAACTGCTCACCCTGATTCAACAACTGATTGGCGAACAGGGCGTTCCACTCAGCGCTATCGATCGTGACCGGCTTGCGCAGGAAGTACTGGATGAGGTTTTTGGCCTTGGTCCACTTGAGCCTTTGTTGCAGGACCCCACCGTCAACGACATTCTGGTCAATACGCACAAGGTTGTGTACGTTGAGCGCAAAGGTGTGCTGGAGCGCACGAACGTCGTCTTCAAAGACGAAACACACCTGATGCACATCATCGACAAGATCGTCTCTGCCGTGGGCCGTCGTGTGGACGAGTCTTCTCCCATGGTCGATGCTCGTCTGCTCGATGGATCACGCGTCAACATCGTGATTCCGCCGCTGGCAATCGATGGTCCGAGCATCTCGATCCGCCGATTTCCAAGCTCTCCGCTGACAGCCGACGATCTGGTACGCTTCCGCGCCTTGACGCCAGCCATGCTGGAACTGCTGAAGGGTGCGGTGCGCGCTCGCCTCAACATTGTGGTGGCCGGCGGTACGGGTGCTGGCAAAACGACCCTACTCAATGTGCTCTCTGGGTTTATCTCAGAGAGAGAGCGCATTGTTACGATTGAAGACTCCGCCGAATTGCAACTGAAGCAGGATCATGTGGTGCGGCTGGAATGCCGTCCTCCGAATGTGGAGGGCAAAGGAGCTATTCGCCAGCGGGAACTAGTGATCAACGCACTGCGTATGCGCCCTGATCGCGTGGTGCTCGGTGAAATTCGCGGGGAAGAAGCCCTGGACATGCTGCAGGCCATGAACACAGGCCACGATGGCTCCATCACCACCCTGCATGCGAACACTCCTCGCGACGCCATCTCGCGCCTGGAGACGATGTGCATGATGGGCAACGTCACTTTGCCGGAAAAAGCAATCCGCAATCAGATTGCTTCAGCCGTGCACATTCTGATTCAAGCGCACCGCCTGAGCGATGGTAGCCGCCGCATCACGCATATCAGCGAGATTACCGGAACCAGCGGCGATGTGGTCAGCATGCAGGATATCTTTCTCTTCGAAAAAATGGGGCTTGGCCCCAATGGGAAAGTGAAGGGCCGCTTTTACTCAACCGGAATTGTGCCGAAGTTTGCAGAGAAATTGAAGGCTGCCGGCATTCCATTCAATCTCAATATGCTTGATCAACCGGTGGAGGTGTAG
- a CDS encoding type II secretion system F family protein, giving the protein MLLILIFLIMLLISFAMIAVLSRPSKQEKKVYQRLDALTSRGSVQENKAGTPETLLKQPLGAGSVARVDAFLDRFDFYPRLEKIILQAHRNTTPGRVLLQTGGFCIGGFIAARLLYPQLIVEIGAPVIGLVFPFVALNFQRAQRLKKFNAALPDSIDLLGRALRAGHSVASAIEVVSEQGQEPVASEFGEVFRAQNFGLPFRDAMLQLAERVPSSDLRFLVTAMMVQKETGGNLTEILDRTTYVIRERLRIQGEVKTKTAQGRLTGVILALLPIILGILINVINPDYAKPLFTDPLGKKMLYAGAGLISVGAFFINKIVKIEV; this is encoded by the coding sequence ATGTTGCTGATCCTTATCTTCCTCATCATGCTGCTGATCAGCTTTGCGATGATTGCGGTGCTGTCCCGCCCATCCAAACAGGAAAAAAAGGTCTATCAACGGCTCGATGCACTGACATCGCGCGGCTCCGTGCAGGAAAACAAAGCTGGTACTCCAGAGACGCTGCTCAAGCAGCCTCTTGGAGCAGGCAGTGTGGCACGGGTGGATGCATTCCTGGACCGCTTCGATTTCTATCCGCGGCTGGAGAAGATAATCCTGCAGGCCCACCGCAACACAACTCCGGGACGTGTCCTTTTGCAGACTGGAGGATTTTGTATTGGAGGATTCATTGCAGCTCGTTTGCTCTATCCGCAACTGATCGTAGAGATCGGCGCTCCAGTTATTGGCCTGGTATTTCCGTTCGTCGCGTTAAATTTTCAACGTGCTCAACGATTGAAGAAGTTCAACGCCGCGCTGCCTGACTCTATCGACTTACTCGGACGAGCTCTGCGCGCCGGACATTCCGTTGCATCCGCTATTGAGGTGGTTTCAGAGCAGGGCCAGGAGCCTGTTGCCTCGGAATTTGGCGAAGTCTTTCGCGCACAGAATTTTGGACTTCCCTTTCGGGACGCCATGCTGCAACTGGCAGAACGAGTGCCATCAAGCGATTTGCGTTTCCTGGTGACAGCCATGATGGTGCAAAAGGAGACGGGCGGCAATCTCACGGAGATTCTTGATCGCACGACCTACGTCATTCGCGAGCGGCTCCGCATTCAAGGTGAGGTGAAAACAAAAACGGCGCAAGGTCGGCTCACGGGCGTGATTCTGGCATTGCTGCCCATCATTCTTGGAATTCTCATCAATGTGATCAACCCCGATTATGCGAAGCCACTCTTCACTGATCCGCTTGGGAAGAAGATGCTGTATGCGGGCGCGGGACTAATCTCTGTTGGAGCATTCTTTATCAACAAGATCGTAAAGATCGAAGTGTAA
- a CDS encoding type II secretion system F family protein, with the protein MTTLFYLALAIMLFSVSALLVNLLLAAPERTAARRIAEVTQHEVVRGPSPTKVLGKSMLHAMKGLRVTLGMVENQKLRDRFMAAGMRKPEHMELYLGARLLAPLLGVLIGTFFPSNTFLWAVALAGAGYLGPDFWLERKVKGRRHRISRSMPDAIDLLVICVDAGLGLDQAMLRVGQELAVSHPEINEEFLQINREQRAGRPRVDAWKGFAERTRLPEIQNFVSMLVQTERFGTPITRALNTFSDSMRLKRKQIAEEKAAKTTVKMLFPLVLFIFPCIFIVLLGPAFITISKGLFHMTQ; encoded by the coding sequence ATGACTACGCTTTTTTATCTCGCTCTTGCCATCATGCTCTTCAGCGTTAGCGCGCTATTGGTGAACCTTCTTCTGGCTGCTCCCGAGCGTACGGCAGCGCGGCGCATTGCAGAAGTAACGCAGCACGAAGTTGTACGCGGTCCATCCCCCACCAAGGTTCTTGGCAAGAGCATGCTGCATGCCATGAAGGGACTGCGTGTGACGCTGGGGATGGTGGAAAACCAGAAATTGCGCGACCGCTTCATGGCCGCCGGAATGCGCAAGCCGGAGCATATGGAACTCTATCTGGGCGCGCGTCTGCTGGCTCCTCTCTTGGGCGTGCTGATAGGGACGTTCTTCCCAAGCAATACATTTCTGTGGGCCGTCGCACTTGCAGGTGCCGGATATCTTGGTCCGGACTTCTGGCTGGAGCGCAAAGTGAAGGGACGCCGTCACAGAATCAGCCGCAGCATGCCCGACGCTATCGATCTGCTTGTGATCTGCGTCGATGCCGGGCTTGGACTCGACCAGGCGATGTTGCGTGTCGGACAGGAACTAGCCGTCAGCCATCCTGAGATCAATGAAGAGTTTCTACAGATCAACCGGGAGCAGCGAGCAGGACGGCCTCGTGTCGATGCATGGAAGGGTTTTGCTGAGCGCACAAGATTGCCTGAGATTCAGAACTTCGTCAGCATGCTTGTGCAGACAGAACGATTTGGCACGCCAATCACGCGCGCGCTGAACACCTTCTCAGACAGCATGCGCCTCAAGCGCAAGCAGATTGCAGAAGAGAAAGCGGCAAAGACAACCGTAAAAATGCTCTTCCCACTGGTTCTTTTTATCTTCCCCTGCATTTTTATTGTTCTGCTAGGCCCCGCGTTTATCACCATTTCCAAAGGGCTGTTTCATATGACTCAATAG
- a CDS encoding DUF192 domain-containing protein yields MKQVRIFNKSKATVAGERIAVANSFLTRLIGLMGRTSLAPGEGMLITPSSGVHTCWMRMKIDVVALDRMKRVLRVGHEVKPWRLCGLTLRTAHVLELPPGQIRACGIEVGDELEIDQQN; encoded by the coding sequence ATGAAGCAGGTACGCATCTTCAACAAGAGCAAGGCTACCGTGGCCGGCGAACGAATCGCGGTAGCCAACTCTTTTCTAACCCGGTTGATCGGCCTGATGGGCCGTACGTCCTTGGCTCCGGGCGAAGGCATGTTGATCACGCCCTCCTCAGGAGTACATACGTGCTGGATGCGCATGAAGATCGACGTGGTCGCCCTCGACAGGATGAAGCGTGTACTGCGAGTGGGACATGAAGTAAAGCCTTGGCGACTGTGCGGGCTCACACTGCGCACGGCGCACGTGCTCGAACTGCCCCCTGGACAGATTCGAGCCTGTGGCATAGAGGTAGGCGACGAGCTCGAAATCGACCAACAGAATTAG